The genomic region TTGGAGAGGACGGTTACAAAAGCAGATGGGAATGTTTTATACCAGATTGATGAGAAAAATGTGCTGGAACTTTATAAAAGTTATTTGGGAAAGTATACTGAAAAGCTTCCCGCATCGGCATTATTGTTTCCGCTATCAATTCAAACGGGAAACGAATCGAAACCTATTGTAAGAACAATATTGTCTATCGATGAAGATAATCAATCGATGATATTTGCCGGTGATATCCCAATAGGGAGTAAGGTACGTTTTATGCGGTCTAATTTCGATAGGTTGATTGATGCGGCAAGTCAGGCCGCTTCGGCTTGTCTGGAAATGAATAACTTTAAGCCCAAGCTGGCATTACTCATTAGTTGTGTTGGACGAAAATTGGTTTTGGACACTAGAACAGAGGAGGAAATTGAGGCTGTTTCGGAAATCTTAGGCGAAGGAACTATTCTTTCCGGGTTTTATTCCTATGGCGAAATATCGCCGTTAAAACCATGGGAAGATTGTGTACTGCATAATCAGACAATGACTATTACGTGTTTAAGTGAAATCGATTAATTATGGAAGTCCATAAACTATTACAACGGCAAATTAAAAAACATCTTACAGATGATTGTCTGAAAAATCCACAGTTTACAACATTTATCAATTCGGTTAATGAATCGTATCATTCGTTTGAAAGAGATAAAGATCTGTTGGAACATGCTTTTCAGATAAGTGAAAAAGAATACAATGAAATTAACGATAATCTAAAAAAAGAATATGCCTTAAAACAGCAGTCGATATCGAATTTATTTGCGAATATTCTGGAACTGGATGCCGAATATGTTATGCAGTCTGATAATAATAAGGACGATTTATTACTCGTTACAGGTTATGTAAGCAGACAAATTAAGGAAAGAAAGAAGGTCGAAAAAAAACTACGGCAAACCGTCGAATTACTCCAAGCATTACTGGATAATTTACGATCGGGTATCTTAGTCGTCGATAATCAGGGGAAGATAGCATTTATCAACAGTTATTTCTGTGAAATGCGAAAAATAAGTATAGCGCCGGAACATTTGGTTGGAGCCGACCATTCGAGGATTTTCGATGAGTCTAAAATCGTTTTTAAAAATCGAGAAGCGTATGCGGAACGAGTAAATGCCATTGTAGAAAAAAATGAACTAGTGATCGGAGAGTTGTTGGAAACAGAGGAAGGATACTTTTTTGAGCGGGATTATATTCCGATTTTTATTGAACAGGAAAGTGTGGGACATCTGTGGAAACTTCGCGATGTTACCGAAAAAACACAATATCAAAATTTATTGGTACAAAGTGAAGAATTCAACAGAATTATTATGAATTCTTCTTTTAATGCCATCATAACGGTCGATGCTTCCGGAAAAATCACTTCATGGAATAAGCAGGCTGAAATTATTTTTGGCTGGAGAAAGGAAGAAGTGATCGGAGAAAGTTTAATAAAACGGATTATTCCGAGCACCGATCTAAAGTCCTATATGAAGGGAATGGAATATTATGTAAAAACGGTTACTGAAGATAATTTGAGTACCCAACTTGAAATTGAAGTGATCAATCGATTTGGCGTCCAGTTTCCGGTGGAACTTTTTGTTGTACCATTGGAGCAAAACGGAGAACGGTTTTTCTGTTCCTTTATTCAGGATATTTCAGAACGAAAAGAAAATGAAGCACGATTGCGGTTTCAGGAAGAAAAGTATCGGAATATTATCACGAATATGAATTTGGGATTAATAGAGGTCGATGTAAATGAAACGATTCAGTTTGCTAATAAAAGTTTTGCCGGAATGTGCGGTTTTGAGATTTCGGAACTTATCGGAAAAAAACCAGCCGAAATATTTGTTTTTGGTGAAAATATTAGCACCATCAAAAGTAAAATAAAATTGCGTGAACAAGGAGTGTCGGATGTTTATCAAATTCCGATTAAGAATAAAAGGGGAGAATTGAAATGGTGGGCTATTGGTGGTGCTCCCAATTATGACGATAACGGAAAACTGATCGGTTCTATCGGTATCCATTTGGATATCACAGCACAGAAAGAGCTTGAAATTGAATTACAAAAAGAGAAATTAAAAGCTATTGAGGCCTCAAAAGCAAAAGAGGTTTTTTTAGCCAATATGAGTCATGAAATGCGAACGCCGCTTAATGCCATTATTGGTTTTATAAGAGAATTAAATAAGGAATCACTTTCGGAAAAACAACATGCTTGTGTGGAAAATTGCCGGATTGCTTCCAAACACCTACTGGATATTATCAATAATATTCTGGATATCTCAAAAATTGAAGCCGGTGAAATCGCGTTGGAAAATAAAGATTTTATCCTAAAAGAATCGCTGGATAAGGTGATCCGGGTAATGAAACCGGTAGCAAAACAAAAAGGTTTACGCCTTAGTTTTTTTATGGACGAAAAAATTTGTCCGGTGGTAATTGGGGATGCGCTTCGATTGGAACAGATCTTGTTTAATCTGATCGGAAATGCGTTAAAGTTTACACCAAAAGGAAAGATAACGCTGAGTTGCATTTTGGAATCAGAAACGATACACGAACTGCAAGTGCATATTGCTGTTACGGATACGGGTATTGGAATGGATCAGGCTTTTATAAAAAAAATTTTTAGTAAATTTTCTCAGGAGGATATTGCGGTTACCCGAAAATTTGGCGGTACCGGATTAGGGATGGCCATAACCAAAGAGCTAGTGAATATGATGAAAGGAGAAATATGGGTGGAAAGTACTAAAAATATAGGCACAACGATGCACATTCGGATCGTCTTGCCAAAAGGGAATATGGTTGATGTGGTTAAAGAGGAAAAAGAGATCAATGTTGATATTACCGGAGTTCGGATTTTATTGGTGGAGGATAATCCGATGAACCGGTTGGTGGCTATTAATTCACTCAATTATTTTAATGCTGTGGTAACTGAGGCATGCGATGGAAACGAGGCTTTGGAGATAGTAGCCAAAACGAAATTTGATATTATTCTGATGGATGTTCAAATGCCGGGAATGGATGGTATGGAAGCCACTGATAAAATCCGGAACCAGCTTAAATTGACTATTCCGATAATTGCGCTTACAGCTAACGCATTTAAGAGTGAAATCGATAAATGCAGGGAAGTCGGAATGAATGATTATGTTACAAAACCGTTTGAAGAACGGGTATTGATCGAAACGATTGCAAAATATACGGTAAACAATGTTGTGGTAGATGAAGACGACGACCTTATGGATTCCACATATGATCAAGAGGGATACGATCTTACGAACATCAAAATTTTAAGTAGAGGAAATGATTCTTTTGTTGCGAAAATGATCCACATTTTTATAACGCAAACAACAGAAACGCTTCAGAAAATTGACCGTGCATTTGAGTCTGGCGACTTACTTGAAGTAAGTCGTTTAGTCCATAAGGTTAAGCCTAGTATAGAAAGTATTGGTATTAAGGCGGTTCTCAATGAGGTAAAGGCACTTGAGATTATGGCTAAAGAGAATAATACGGGTAACCTTAAGGATTGTATACAGTTGTATAAACCCGTTAAAAAGCATTTGCTTTTGGTAATTGAAAAACTTAAGAAAGTATTTGATATGTCCTAAAATTGTTTCGATGGAATTGTTTCCAAAATATGGAAAATAACAACATCTTTTTTGTTTTTAATATACTGATAATCTGATTGTTAATTGTATGGTCTGACTTTGGTTGTGCTATAAATAAAAAAAGCAATCATGGAAAATCAGACCCAATTCAAAATTTTTATTGTAGATGACGATGTATTCTGTGCCAATGTATATGAGCAACATTTACGAAACAGTCATTACAATGCTATTACTTTTTATGATAACGGAAACGACTGCATTCTGAATCTTTATCAGAATCCCGATATCATTTTTTTGGACCATAACATGGAGGATATTACGGGCTTTGAAGTCTTAAAAAAGATTAAACGATATAACCCGAATATCTATGTGATTATGGTTTCCGGTCAGGAAAACATCAAAACCGCTGTCGATGCACTGAAATATGGCGCTTTTGATTACGTCATAAAAGATAATGATGCCTGTGATAAAATCATACAATTAATTAATAAGGTGGCGCGGGTAAAGGAAGAACTCCGAAAATCCAACCCAAATATTATTCAACGGTTGTTATCCCTTTTTTAATGCACTTAAAATGCAAATCATGAAAACGATAGTTGGTTACCTCATTGTGGTTTTATTTTTCAGCTCCTGTAAAACCCAGAATTTATTAGTTCAGGACGATACTGTAAAAGATTCGACAGACGAATGGCTATGGTACTAATGTTTGTAGCCGTAATTAAAATACTATTGCTCTTTCACGGATTAAAAGAATGGACAGCCATCCTGAAAAAACTGGAACAAGGCTAGTTGAAAAGATTGTGCCAGTAAGGAAAAAAGGAAAATTACACCGGGAATTTAATCGTAATAGTCATTATAATTGTTTTAAACGATTCTGACGTTTAATGTATTTTGGGTATAATTTTATTTTGAAAATAAACCGATTTCGTCTAAACAAAAATGCTTAATTTTGTAATGAAATTTTTAAAAACACAACATAATATAATTATACTATGAGTTCATTTGACGTAGTTGTTATTGGTTCGGGGCCTGGAGGCTATGTAGCGGCAATCCGTTGCGCCCAATTAGGAATGAAAACGGCCATTATTGAAAAATATTCCACTTTAGGAGGTACTTGTTTAAATGTTGGATGTATCCCGTCTAAAGCAATGTTGGCTTCTTCCCACCATTTCGAAGAAATTTCTCATTTTGCAGATCACGGTATTGAAGTGAGCGGTGACGTGAAAGTGAACCTTGAAAAAATGGTGGCCCGTAAAAAAGCTGTTGTTGATCAAACTGCCGGAGGGGTGAAATACCTGATGGATAAAAATAAAATTACCGTATTCGAAGGAGTAGGTGCTTTTGAAAGCGCTACAGCTATCGCGATTACTAAAAAAGATGGTTCGGTTGAAAAAATCGAAGCAAAAAATACCATTATTGCTACCGGTTCAAAACCATCCAGCTTACCTTTTATCAAAATCGATAAAGAAAGAATCATCACCTCTACAGAAGCATTGGAATTAAAAGAAGTTCCGAAACATTTAGTGATCATCGGTGGTGGTGTCATCGGGTTGGAACTAGGTCAGGTGTATTTACGTCTTGGTGCTCAGGTTTCTGTGGTGGAATTTATGGATCGTATTATTCCGGGCATGGATGCCGGTTTGTCGAAAGAATTGACAAAGGTGTTGAAAAAACAGGGAATGAAATTCTATACGTCACATAAAGTTCAGGCGGTGGATCGTAACGGAGAAGTGGTCACCGTTAAAGCGGAGAACGCTAAAGGTGAAGTGATCACCCTTGAAGGTGACTACGCGTTGATTTCAGTAGGTCGTCGTCCGTATACAGAAGGATTAAATGCCGATAAAGCCGGTGTGAAAATTACCGAAAGAGGTCAGATTGAAGTAAATGATCATTTACAAACTACGGCGTCAAACATTTATGCTATCGGTGACGTAGTTCGCGGAGCGATGTTGGCGCACAAAGCAGAAGAAGAAGGTGTGGTTGTGGCAGAATACCTTGCCGGACAAAAACCACATATCGATTATAACCTAATTCCGGGTGTGGTATATACCTGGCCGGAAGTGGCTGCTGTTGGTAAAACAGAAGAGCAGTTAAAAGAAGCCGGAGTAGCCTACAAATCGGGAAGCTTCCCATTCAAAGCGTTAGGTCGTGCCCGTGCCGGAGGTGATACCGACGGATTTGTAAAAATCCTGGCCGATGCTAAAACCGATGAAGTTTTAGGCGTACATATGATTGGGCCTCGTTGTGCGGATTTAATCGCGGAAGCGGTTACAGCTATGGAATTCAAAGCTTCGGCGGAAGATATTTCCAGAATGTCGCATGCACACCCAACATTTGCAGAAGCCATCAAAGAAGCGGCTTTAGCCGCTACCGATAACAGAGCATTACACGTGTAATTTTTGGAATCAAGATATAGAAAAGCCCCGATGAGTTTATCATCGGGGCTTTTTTACATCTGACAGGTTTCCAAAACGGGTCAGGTGTAGTTATGGGTGATAATTATTTTACTTCAAAATACTGTCCGGTAAAGGTATAAACGGTAAAACCCTTTGTTACACTTCCGTCATTGGTTACCACCGGAAGATAAATCTGTTTTTTCTGATCATCGTATTTGATTAATTTCAACGGTCGTTCCGGTCGGTCAACTACACTAAAAAAGTCAAAGTCAATACGTAATTCTTTTACAAATCCTTCTTTTGTTTTAAACAGTTTGGTTTCTTTTTTCAGTTCGCCATTTTCAATGGTAAAGACTTCAATCGACTGACTCACATCTTTGGAGGAATACACACCATTGCTAACCGCTAAATAATAGGTTTTTGTACCGTTTTTTAGTGTGAACAGCTCCGAATAAAACGGAATATAATCATCATCACTTTCGGGATTGGTGTCTTCCGATAATTTTGCTTTTACTTTTGTCCCGGATTGGTATTGGAACAAGTTCATAAAGTCTAACATGGTACCACCTTCCCAGGTATTCCAACTGTAAATTTTAAATAAGGAATCACTACTGATTACAATATCGATATTTTCCTTTTTTAAAGAATCAAATGGATATCGGATGGATTCCGGATTTTTAGTCAGACTGTTTAAAAAGGCCGTTTGAAATTTTTCGTTCACCGTTTCTAAAGAATCAACAGGGATATCATTGCCATCGGAGTGATAGGCTACAATTTTTTGATACATTTTTTGCAACATGAGTTCTTCTTCTTTTAAATGAGAAACCTGTTGCGGCGCTTTTGGATCGGGTGTATCTACCTTTTTTTGCTTCTGATCGCAACTATTTAAAAATAGAGCCAGTAAAATAAATAAGGGAATACGGATTTTCATGGTGTTGGATTAAGAGGTGAAATAATTAAACGCTTTTATATTGTAACATCTAAAAATAGGAATTTCCGGGTAGATGGTACTCATAGTGCTAGGTTTTTTTACTTACACCTGACAGGTTTCTAAAACCTGTCAGGTGTAAGTAAAAACCTTGATCAAATAAAAAACCGCAATCCTAATAAGTTTTGCGGTCTTTTGGTTATAAAGGGGTTGGTTATAGCGTAAGATTAGCTGTTTAACATTACCGGCATGACCAGCATGGTTACGGTTTCGCCTTCATCCAATCCGTCTACCGGGGTTAAAATTCCGGCACGGTTTGGTAACGACATTTCCAGCATGATTTCGTCCGATTGCAGGTTGGTTAACATTTCGGTTAAGAAACGGGAGTTAAACCCAATTTGCATATCGTCGCCCTGATAATCACAGGTCAATCTTTCTTCTGCCTTGTTGGAGTAATCGATATCCTCAGCAGAGATGTTTAATTCCGCTCCGGCAATTTTTAATCGGATCTGGTGCGTGGTTTTGTTGGCAAAAATCGCCACACGACGTACAGAGCTTAAAAACTGGGTACGGTTCATTAATAATTTATTCGGATTCTCTTTCGGGATAACCGCCTCATAATTTGGATATTTTCCATCAATTAAGCGACAGGTTAAAATATAGTTGTCAAAAGAGAAAGTTGCATTCGAATCGTTGTAATCAATTTTTACTTCCGCATCCGAAGCCGCCAAAATACCTTTTAAAATGTTTAATGGTTTTTTAGGCATGATAAAATCGGCCACTTGAGATGCTTTTACATCGGTACGGGCATATTTTACCAATTTATGCGCGTCGGTCGCTACAAAGATTAATCCTTCCGGGGAAAACTGGAAGAATACTCCCGACATTACCGGACGTAAATCGTCGTTACCTGCTGCGAAAATGGTTTTACTCACAGCCGTTGCCAATACTTCTGCCGGAACCAAAGTCGAAGACGGTTCCTCCAGAACTACTGCTTTCGGGAATTCATCACCCGGAGCGTAGGCCAGGGCATATTTACCGGAGTTCGAACTGATCTCTACCGTATTGTTGTCTTCAACGGTAAAGGTTAGCGGTTGTTCCGGGAATGTTTTTAAAATTTCAAGTAAAAGTTTCGCCGGAACGGCTACGCTTCCCTGACTGGTAGAATCGATTTCCAATGTGGCCGACATGGTAGTCTCCAAATCGGATGCCGATACTCTAAGTTGGTTATTGTCTAATTCAAATAAGAAATTATCTAAAATAGGCAAGGTGTTGCTACTGTTGATAACACTACCTAAAACCTGTAATTGTTTTAATAAATATGAACTGGATACAATAAACTTCATCATCTTTCTTTTTTAGGTTTGTAAAATCCTCGATTACATTTTACATTTCACAAATATATCGTAATCTCTCTAATGAAAAAACATTTTTTATTAACAACTAGCGGGAATATTTTCTTTTTCTCAGGAAAGTGAACAATAGTCCAAACAAGGCCAGTACAACTATTGGTAATCCGACAGTTAGAATCTGGGTGATCGTGTAGTTGTCGTACACTTTTTGTTTGTCCAGTAACGGCAAATCGACATCTTTACTTCTAATGTTAATAAGTCCGGTGTCGTCCAGTAAATAATTCACACAGTTTAAAAGGAATTCTTTATTGCCATACAGGTTGTTCGTCCACTTGTCATAACCCAGTTCCATAGGCTGAAATGCCTGATCCAGTTGGTTTTTAATAATGTCGCCATCGGAAATCACAATCATTTTTCCGGTTTTTCCGCTAGTTTTATACGTACTGTCTTTAAACGGAAGCACACGGTTGTCGTACATCGATTGGAATTTACCTTCCAACAACACCGATACCGGTATACGACCGCCACCCACATAGTCTTTTGGTCCGCTTTCTTCGGTAACCATATTCAGGCTCACTTCAATTGGTGTACCGATACTTTTCGAATATTGCGACGATTCCATCAAAATGGTTTTCTTAATTCCATTTTTTAACGTATCGATAGGGTTGGCAAATTCAAAACGTACGCCTTCGATGTTTTTTACAATCGGATTTTGCGATTGCGGATAGATAAATGGCGAATATTTCCAGAAATATTGTTCGTATTGTGTCGCACTTCCGCGTTCGCCGGAAGCCAGTTTTATCGGTGCTGCCTGTTCGTCTTTTACCAAAGCCGGGTTGATTCGGAATCCGTATTTAAAGAACATATCGTTTAGGTTCAGATCTCTTGGAAAGGCCAGAATCGATCCACTGTCGTTATACAAACTGTCCATTTCGGCCTGAACCGCATCGACCAACCATAATGTTTTTCCACCGTTAACGATAAACTGATCCAAAACCTGTTTTTCTTCCTCGTTAAACTTCTCACTCGGTTTGGCAATAATGGCTAAATCGTATTTTTTAAGCGCTGCGGCTGTTTTTACCGGGTTTTTCGCCACTGAATCCAATGTGAAAGGTCCGATATAATAACTCTCGCGAATGGTTTTTAGGAAATCGGCAATCTGTAGTTCGTGTAATTCTCCGTTTCCTTTGATGATCGCGATTTTCTTTTCCTTGCTTTTTGAGATTTTATTAAAGGCATCGGCAAAGGCATATTCCAAATGTTGTACCGAACTCACTACTTTTTCTTCGGTAGTCGCTCCCATCATGTTTTTAAGCAACTGTATTTTGGTGCTTTTGTCATTATAGGTCGCAATAGCCCACGGAAAAACCACTTCCTGTGATTGTTTACCACGATCGTCTACCGTAATACTGATAGGTGTCAGTCCACGTTGGTAAAGCATTTTCATGGTTGCCTCGCGCTCTTCTTCTTTTTCCAACGGATTGACGAATTGGAAAATGATGTTGGAATTATAGGCTTTATATTCTTCTAAAAGCTGTTTGGTTTCGGCTTGCAATCGTTTGAATTCTCCCGGAAACTGCCCGTCCAGAAATACATCAATATACAACGGACTGTCGATGCTTTTAAGGATATCTAAAGAGGTTTCGGATAGGGTATAGCGTTTGTCCTGCGTTAAGTCAAATCGTTTAAAAAAATAACTACCGATAACGTTTACCGCAACCAGAGCAAGTAGGGTAATCCCGAATTGTTTTAGGTGTTTCTTTTGCTGCGCTTTCATTACCACTTTAAAGATTTAAGTTTATAAACCGTTGCCGACAAAAATAGTACGGTAACACTGATAAAATAGATAATGTCGCGGGTATCGATCACACCACGGCTCATACTTTTAAAATGGTAATCCATTCCTAAACTGGCTATCGTATTTCCGAAAGAGCCCATAAAACCCGACATTCCTTCGAAACCGAAATAGAACACAAAACAAAGGAAAACGGCAATAATAAACGCTACAATCTGATTGTCGGATAGGGTAGATGTAAAGATTCCAATGGCGGTATAAGATGCAATCAGGAACAAT from Flavobacterium sp. WV_118_3 harbors:
- a CDS encoding PAS domain S-box protein, with the translated sequence MEVHKLLQRQIKKHLTDDCLKNPQFTTFINSVNESYHSFERDKDLLEHAFQISEKEYNEINDNLKKEYALKQQSISNLFANILELDAEYVMQSDNNKDDLLLVTGYVSRQIKERKKVEKKLRQTVELLQALLDNLRSGILVVDNQGKIAFINSYFCEMRKISIAPEHLVGADHSRIFDESKIVFKNREAYAERVNAIVEKNELVIGELLETEEGYFFERDYIPIFIEQESVGHLWKLRDVTEKTQYQNLLVQSEEFNRIIMNSSFNAIITVDASGKITSWNKQAEIIFGWRKEEVIGESLIKRIIPSTDLKSYMKGMEYYVKTVTEDNLSTQLEIEVINRFGVQFPVELFVVPLEQNGERFFCSFIQDISERKENEARLRFQEEKYRNIITNMNLGLIEVDVNETIQFANKSFAGMCGFEISELIGKKPAEIFVFGENISTIKSKIKLREQGVSDVYQIPIKNKRGELKWWAIGGAPNYDDNGKLIGSIGIHLDITAQKELEIELQKEKLKAIEASKAKEVFLANMSHEMRTPLNAIIGFIRELNKESLSEKQHACVENCRIASKHLLDIINNILDISKIEAGEIALENKDFILKESLDKVIRVMKPVAKQKGLRLSFFMDEKICPVVIGDALRLEQILFNLIGNALKFTPKGKITLSCILESETIHELQVHIAVTDTGIGMDQAFIKKIFSKFSQEDIAVTRKFGGTGLGMAITKELVNMMKGEIWVESTKNIGTTMHIRIVLPKGNMVDVVKEEKEINVDITGVRILLVEDNPMNRLVAINSLNYFNAVVTEACDGNEALEIVAKTKFDIILMDVQMPGMDGMEATDKIRNQLKLTIPIIALTANAFKSEIDKCREVGMNDYVTKPFEERVLIETIAKYTVNNVVVDEDDDLMDSTYDQEGYDLTNIKILSRGNDSFVAKMIHIFITQTTETLQKIDRAFESGDLLEVSRLVHKVKPSIESIGIKAVLNEVKALEIMAKENNTGNLKDCIQLYKPVKKHLLLVIEKLKKVFDMS
- a CDS encoding response regulator, with the translated sequence MENQTQFKIFIVDDDVFCANVYEQHLRNSHYNAITFYDNGNDCILNLYQNPDIIFLDHNMEDITGFEVLKKIKRYNPNIYVIMVSGQENIKTAVDALKYGAFDYVIKDNDACDKIIQLINKVARVKEELRKSNPNIIQRLLSLF
- the lpdA gene encoding dihydrolipoyl dehydrogenase gives rise to the protein MSSFDVVVIGSGPGGYVAAIRCAQLGMKTAIIEKYSTLGGTCLNVGCIPSKAMLASSHHFEEISHFADHGIEVSGDVKVNLEKMVARKKAVVDQTAGGVKYLMDKNKITVFEGVGAFESATAIAITKKDGSVEKIEAKNTIIATGSKPSSLPFIKIDKERIITSTEALELKEVPKHLVIIGGGVIGLELGQVYLRLGAQVSVVEFMDRIIPGMDAGLSKELTKVLKKQGMKFYTSHKVQAVDRNGEVVTVKAENAKGEVITLEGDYALISVGRRPYTEGLNADKAGVKITERGQIEVNDHLQTTASNIYAIGDVVRGAMLAHKAEEEGVVVAEYLAGQKPHIDYNLIPGVVYTWPEVAAVGKTEEQLKEAGVAYKSGSFPFKALGRARAGGDTDGFVKILADAKTDEVLGVHMIGPRCADLIAEAVTAMEFKASAEDISRMSHAHPTFAEAIKEAALAATDNRALHV
- the dnaN gene encoding DNA polymerase III subunit beta — encoded protein: MKFIVSSSYLLKQLQVLGSVINSSNTLPILDNFLFELDNNQLRVSASDLETTMSATLEIDSTSQGSVAVPAKLLLEILKTFPEQPLTFTVEDNNTVEISSNSGKYALAYAPGDEFPKAVVLEEPSSTLVPAEVLATAVSKTIFAAGNDDLRPVMSGVFFQFSPEGLIFVATDAHKLVKYARTDVKASQVADFIMPKKPLNILKGILAASDAEVKIDYNDSNATFSFDNYILTCRLIDGKYPNYEAVIPKENPNKLLMNRTQFLSSVRRVAIFANKTTHQIRLKIAGAELNISAEDIDYSNKAEERLTCDYQGDDMQIGFNSRFLTEMLTNLQSDEIMLEMSLPNRAGILTPVDGLDEGETVTMLVMPVMLNS
- the gldG gene encoding gliding motility-associated ABC transporter substrate-binding protein GldG, translated to MKAQQKKHLKQFGITLLALVAVNVIGSYFFKRFDLTQDKRYTLSETSLDILKSIDSPLYIDVFLDGQFPGEFKRLQAETKQLLEEYKAYNSNIIFQFVNPLEKEEEREATMKMLYQRGLTPISITVDDRGKQSQEVVFPWAIATYNDKSTKIQLLKNMMGATTEEKVVSSVQHLEYAFADAFNKISKSKEKKIAIIKGNGELHELQIADFLKTIRESYYIGPFTLDSVAKNPVKTAAALKKYDLAIIAKPSEKFNEEEKQVLDQFIVNGGKTLWLVDAVQAEMDSLYNDSGSILAFPRDLNLNDMFFKYGFRINPALVKDEQAAPIKLASGERGSATQYEQYFWKYSPFIYPQSQNPIVKNIEGVRFEFANPIDTLKNGIKKTILMESSQYSKSIGTPIEVSLNMVTEESGPKDYVGGGRIPVSVLLEGKFQSMYDNRVLPFKDSTYKTSGKTGKMIVISDGDIIKNQLDQAFQPMELGYDKWTNNLYGNKEFLLNCVNYLLDDTGLINIRSKDVDLPLLDKQKVYDNYTITQILTVGLPIVVLALFGLLFTFLRKRKYSR